A stretch of the Streptococcus oralis genome encodes the following:
- a CDS encoding pentapeptide repeat-containing protein — translation MVEKDGIIIKDGQIILNSGEKLSIENLKEEARRIRFIRNQHFKDTSIRILESSRVVFENCIFENVFFENCDLREISFKDHTVIRNCTFKRCNLNGTLFYDSHIISSTFLSCQMERPLLENVSEMRDCLFKKCRMHDIFFPLPEFQSNKIIGKLSECTFGSKTKKVEKLYADLSEAQLSFVEFTRCDLTEIICPADPDILYIKNLSERSKKAQEKIAAIQDDRKRRALSIHTESWMNEKYVDYLMSRKDYKWAWDDYFEDVSRCLGLEWK, via the coding sequence ATGGTTGAGAAAGATGGGATTATCATAAAGGATGGGCAGATCATCCTAAACAGTGGTGAGAAGCTATCGATTGAAAATCTAAAAGAGGAAGCAAGAAGGATTCGTTTTATTCGGAATCAGCACTTTAAGGATACAAGCATCAGAATACTAGAGAGTTCACGAGTCGTGTTTGAAAACTGTATCTTTGAGAATGTCTTCTTTGAAAACTGTGATTTGAGGGAAATCAGCTTCAAAGATCATACAGTTATTCGAAACTGTACTTTCAAACGATGCAATTTAAATGGAACTTTATTTTATGACAGTCACATTATATCGTCTACCTTTCTTTCTTGTCAGATGGAGCGTCCTCTTTTGGAGAATGTCAGTGAGATGAGGGATTGTCTCTTTAAAAAGTGTAGGATGCACGATATTTTCTTTCCCCTACCAGAATTTCAGTCTAATAAAATCATTGGAAAACTGTCTGAATGTACCTTTGGGTCGAAAACAAAGAAAGTAGAAAAGTTGTATGCAGATCTATCAGAGGCTCAACTCAGTTTTGTCGAGTTTACAAGGTGTGATTTAACGGAGATCATTTGTCCTGCGGATCCAGATATTCTCTATATAAAAAATCTGAGTGAACGGTCAAAGAAGGCTCAGGAAAAAATAGCAGCGATCCAAGATGATAGAAAAAGGCGAGCTCTTTCTATCCATACAGAGAGCTGGATGAATGAAAAGTATGTGGATTACTTGATGAGTCGCAAAGATTACAAATGGGCCTGGGATGATTATTTTGAGGATGTGTCTAGGTGTTTGGGACTTGAATGGAAGTAA
- a CDS encoding DUF7716 domain-containing protein gives MRKYIELSLEQIIEQVRVDKLSSDDFCLYAKEDGELRLNNLYWVSDYPDVVEDRDVYPTEVAEQNLQLVYYGEQLIDVLIVALEEKPDASHQDLVDALNYYNQHDNFIPFND, from the coding sequence ATGCGTAAATATATAGAACTTTCACTTGAGCAGATTATCGAGCAGGTGCGTGTGGACAAGTTATCATCAGATGATTTTTGCCTCTATGCCAAGGAGGATGGAGAACTGAGACTTAATAACCTATATTGGGTATCAGATTATCCAGATGTCGTGGAAGACCGTGATGTCTACCCGACAGAAGTGGCGGAACAAAACCTCCAGCTAGTCTACTATGGAGAGCAGTTGATTGATGTTCTCATCGTAGCGCTCGAAGAAAAGCCAGATGCAAGTCACCAAGACTTGGTTGATGCTTTGAATTATTATAATCAGCACGATAATTTTATACCCTTTAATGATTAG
- a CDS encoding 3-oxoacyl-ACP reductase — MTRRVLITGVSSGIGLAQARLFLEKGYQVYGVDQGKNPLLEGDFHFLQRDLTLDLEPIFDWCPYVDVLCNTTGVLDDYKPLLDQTAQEIQEIFEINYVTPVELTRYYLTQMLENKKGIIINMCSIASSLAGGGGHAYTSSKHALAGFTKQLALDYAEAGIQVYGIAPGAVKTAMTAADFEPGGLADWVASETPIKRWIEPEEVAEISLFLASGKASAMQGQILTIDGGWSLK, encoded by the coding sequence ATGACTAGACGTGTATTGATTACGGGAGTGAGCTCAGGTATCGGACTTGCTCAAGCTCGACTCTTTTTAGAGAAGGGTTATCAAGTTTATGGAGTTGACCAGGGCAAAAATCCACTCTTAGAGGGTGATTTTCATTTTTTACAGAGAGATTTGACCTTGGACTTGGAGCCAATTTTTGACTGGTGTCCTTATGTGGATGTTTTGTGTAATACTACAGGAGTTTTGGATGATTACAAACCACTGTTGGATCAAACAGCGCAGGAAATTCAAGAGATTTTTGAAATCAACTATGTGACTCCTGTTGAGTTGACTCGCTATTATTTGACGCAAATGCTGGAAAATAAAAAAGGAATCATTATCAATATGTGTTCGATTGCCTCAAGTCTAGCTGGCGGAGGTGGTCATGCCTATACTTCCTCTAAGCATGCCTTGGCAGGATTTACCAAGCAGTTGGCCCTAGACTATGCTGAAGCTGGGATTCAGGTCTATGGGATTGCTCCAGGGGCAGTTAAGACAGCTATGACCGCTGCCGACTTTGAACCAGGTGGCTTAGCTGACTGGGTGGCTAGTGAAACGCCAATCAAGCGCTGGATTGAGCCAGAGGAAGTAGCAGAAATCAGCCTTTTCTTAGCAAGTGGAAAGGCATCTGCCATGCAGGGACAAATTTTGACAATAGATGGTGGTTGGAGTTTGAAGTAA
- a CDS encoding DUF2829 domain-containing protein, with translation MTFEEILPGLKAKKKYVRTGWGGAENYVQLFDTIEQNGVALEVTPYFLINVSGEGEGFSMWSPTPCDVLATDWVEVHD, from the coding sequence ATGACTTTTGAAGAAATCCTGCCTGGGTTAAAGGCCAAGAAAAAATATGTACGCACTGGTTGGGGAGGGGCTGAAAACTATGTCCAACTCTTTGACACTATCGAGCAAAACGGGGTTGCACTTGAAGTGACGCCTTATTTCCTCATCAACGTGTCTGGGGAGGGGGAAGGTTTTTCCATGTGGAGCCCGACACCTTGTGATGTTTTGGCGACGGATTGGGTAGAAGTGCATGACTAG
- a CDS encoding aldo/keto reductase, with translation MRYITLGQDDKELSEIVLGMMRIKDKSVKEVEELVETALSVGINAFDLADIYGRGRCEELLGIVLKNRPDLREKMWIQSKCGIRIEEFTYFDFSKDYIIKSVDGILQRLKIDHLDSLLLHRPDALMESDQVAEAFDLLYKQGKVRDFGVSNQNPMMMELLKKDVKQPLAVNQLQLSAAFTPGFESGFHVNMEDSQATMRDGSVFEYCKLHDVVIQAWSVLQFGYFKGNFVGNEKFQALNQVLDRLAFKYGVTPSTIAISWILRYPAKMQAVVGTTNPKHLREVSQAANFSLTRKEWYEIYLVAGNNLP, from the coding sequence AGATGACAAAGAATTATCAGAAATTGTTCTCGGAATGATGAGAATAAAAGATAAGTCTGTAAAAGAAGTTGAAGAGCTTGTAGAAACAGCACTTTCTGTTGGAATCAATGCTTTTGACTTGGCTGATATTTATGGTCGTGGTCGTTGTGAAGAACTGTTAGGTATTGTCCTAAAAAATCGTCCAGATTTAAGAGAAAAGATGTGGATTCAGTCCAAATGTGGCATTCGCATTGAAGAATTTACCTATTTTGATTTTTCTAAGGACTATATTATAAAATCAGTCGACGGAATTTTGCAAAGATTGAAGATTGATCATCTAGATAGCTTGCTTCTTCATCGACCAGATGCTTTGATGGAATCTGACCAAGTAGCAGAAGCCTTTGATCTTCTTTATAAACAAGGTAAGGTCCGAGATTTTGGAGTTTCTAATCAAAATCCTATGATGATGGAGTTGCTTAAAAAAGATGTCAAGCAGCCGTTAGCTGTTAATCAGCTACAATTGAGTGCGGCTTTTACTCCAGGATTCGAATCAGGTTTTCATGTTAATATGGAAGATAGTCAAGCAACTATGCGAGATGGCAGCGTTTTTGAATATTGCAAATTACACGATGTGGTCATTCAAGCATGGTCTGTCTTACAATTCGGTTATTTTAAAGGGAACTTTGTTGGTAATGAGAAATTTCAAGCTTTGAATCAAGTACTTGATCGTCTAGCTTTTAAATATGGAGTAACCCCTTCAACTATTGCCATTTCTTGGATATTGCGTTATCCAGCAAAAATGCAGGCAGTCGTAGGTACAACAAATCCTAAGCATTTGAGAGAAGTTAGCCAAGCGGCAAACTTTAGCTTAACAAGAAAAGAATGGTATGAAATTTATCTTGTAGCAGGGAATAATTTGCCGTAA